Within the Effusibacillus lacus genome, the region TGGAGGCATTTCGCATTCCGGACGTAATAAGCAGCTTTAATTTATCCAGACGCTCAAAAATCGTTGCCCGAAACGGCGTGCGCTCTCGCATAATCACAACGATATCGAAGTCCTGAATGGCACGAACAACGTCATCTTCCTTGTCCATATGTTGATGAAATACGGTTACTTCAACTTTGTCCGCTACAACAGACCAATCCGCCATCTTCATGGCCACGTTTTGATAATCATCAAGAATAGCACATTTCAACTTCATTCAACGGACACTCCCTAAAATGTCGATCTCCAAGATCTATATCCTTTAAAGGTCTGACTCCATCAATACCCCGACAATTATACATGCTTGTTGGAAGGATAACTCTCTAAATCCATCCGGTTCTACTACTGGATTACTGAAATCATGAACTTTCTCACCGTTCAAAATCCCACTTCTGAGAGTAAATCGGCTCATCCAATAGGATAGACTGAACCATGCTTCCGAGAGCCATTGATTGGTAACACGTTCTACCTCCAGCATCATCTCGTCAGGCTGTTCAGCCAGGTGAATCTAGCTCCTACCAAACGGAAAAACTCCTTGCGGGAGCATGCTGTAATTGGAAAAGAAGGGCTTTGACTGAAAATTATAGAATATGTAATTGATTTTACGAGGAGGATCTTTGTCTATATTGACATAATGTAACGATTTAGGTTACATAAGTGCACCTTTTCCTTTCGAGTAACATAGTTCTAATTATTTTCTTAGACAATCCTATTGTAGAAATGTCTCTTCCACCCCACTCCTGTCACAGTATGACCTTTATCCCGGGTGAATTTCAAAAAAAAGGCGCCCAAAATTGTGGGCGTTATTTGATTTTCCAAGATTAATTTTTTTGATCACAATTAACACACTGCATAGATTCACCAATATGAACTAGTGTGTCAAAGTCAATATCCTGAGAATTGATAAAAATATGTGTTCCATTCAAAAGGGCATATAGCTGAACCCGCTTTTTATCTCCTTGTGAAACAGATGAATATCCCCATGTTTGACCGTTAATTTGTATTGATTTATCCACTTTACCTGTAACCCAAAAGGTGGTTTGATTGGGATTACTACTTTTGGGATCAGGTATTTCCATGAGTTCAACCGGTACTTTGTTGCCGTTCGGCCCTTCAAAATCGTATTTTATAAGTATTTGCTCATGTTCTACCTTGGTATCTTTAAGAGTCAAGCTAGTTGCTGAGATGGGAATCCAAACGTTAAACTTTACTTTTTGTTTGATTTGAATAATCAATTGATCGGTGCTGAGTTCTGCCCCTGCTATTATGCCATCTGGTTGTTCATTACCCCTGGTCTGCACAAGATTTAATATTTGACTAAATTGAGGCACAATAAATATAAGAGTGAGTACAGCAATTGAGAAACACGCGAACCAAGGAACAAATCTTTTTAATCTCTTTCTTTTGCTTTTTAAACGTTCTTCTACACGTTGTATCATTATATGAGTTGGAGTATTTCGACGAGCAACCGGTGAAGGGGGTAACTTTTTCTCCCAATCAAATTCAAGCTTTTCCATCCAGATCACCTTCCTGTTTTAGAAAGTTTGAAACTTTGTTTCTGGCTCTATAAAGTCTGCTCTTTACAGTAGCTTCTGAAACTCCAATTAGACAGGCTATTTCTGAAATTGACAAATGTTGCTGAACATACAACACTAAA harbors:
- a CDS encoding DUF6025 family protein encodes the protein MMLEVERVTNQWLSEAWFSLSYWMSRFTLRSGILNGEKVHDFSNPVVEPDGFRELSFQQACIIVGVLMESDL